In Takifugu flavidus isolate HTHZ2018 chromosome 5, ASM371156v2, whole genome shotgun sequence, the following proteins share a genomic window:
- the fancc gene encoding Fanconi anemia group C protein isoform X1, producing the protein MFPLQQQPHMEDSADPLVTVQQMQFWLDKAVAWGQAQTVETQRDTCQHLSRLRDFTQQLLKHINSMASTTETMKRLPLIGQFLGRLCWIPSVTADASSRSLLLQCLWGLFSEHPGSAVERKANQWIRTVLCQLVTEEDAKVEPLIRQMGVAPKDYHLGVLRKRLALLQQNFEKNCNCLADKNQSLSFCRCPHDDSLAVSESCIPLVTCQEAAPLINTLLQRPASCISAALSEDFLDALNSAHSRQSLLLEEQGIISLWYHNLPSLEEAVLRLLESVLANNESSPQKLEQLLEQALLPKACAQHCSMFLVVNDIFRSFLKQAERAESVHCLIHTFTRCFLRELALVPHQNSVPLKALFPQSPQSLLMPLLTLPSEMHQEAWRHHLKWLSDSLRRLTEEEEEDDRDGSRSSCLKSHHGVFEAWFLLVQCVHWVQLTAQLLVTSETQDCGPLLWLFTFYYHPTNRGHHRASQLGHAKEALDHLRALFSPLNPPLPVGSLQSVMTLLSPAQQQQQQSLSTLLIINLLVNFAVFSRQSLIGSAEVLQMVVDQSGLLNEAARVLVSLELSLNRGRHLSSDTNRVQLRVQKLQHTLTHMNVTEQHC; encoded by the exons atgttTCCGTTGCAGCAACAGCCCCATATGGAAGACTCTGCAGATCCTCTGGTAACGGTCCAGCAGATGCAGTTTTGGCTGGACAAAGCAGTAGCTTGGGGACAGGCTCAAACTGTTGAAACTCAGAGGGACACGTGCCAGCACTTGAGCAGACTGAGGGATTTTACCCAGCAACTCCTCAAACACATCAACAGTATG GCTTCCACAACAGAAACCATGAAGAGGCTGCCCCTCATAGGCCAGTTTCTGGGTCGATTGTGCTGGATCCCCTCTGTCACCGCTGATG CTTCTAGCAGGAGCCTGTTGCTGCAGTGTCTGTGGGGTCTGTTCTCAGAGCACCCAGGCAGCGctgtggaaagaaaagcaaaccaATGGATACGG ACGGTGTTGTGTCAGCTGGTAACTGAAGAAGATGCTAAAGTGGAGCCATTAATAAGGCAAATGGGTGTGGCACCTAAAGATTACCATTTGGGGGTCCTGAGGAAG AGGCTGGCACTGTTGCAACAAAACTTTGAAAAGAACTGCAATTGTTTGGCTGACAAAAATCAAAG TTTATCATTTTGCAGGTGTCCACATGATGATTCTCTGGCCGTATCTGAGTCCTGCATCCCGCTGGTCACATGTCAGGAAGCTGCTCCTCTCATTAATACACTCCTACAGCGACCAGCATCCTGCATCAGCGCAGCACTCAGCGAGGACTTCCTGGATGCTCTTAACTCCGCCCACTCCAG ACAAAGCTTGTTACTGGAGGAGCAGGGCATCATTTCTCTCTGGTATCATAACCTGCCGAGTCTGGAGGAGGCGGTGCTCAGGCTGCTAGAATCTGTTCTCGCCAACAACGAGTCCTCGCCACAGAAACTAGAGCAGCTACTGGAACAGGCACTGCTG cCTAAAGCCTGTGCTCAGCACTGCTCCATGTTTTTGGTTGTTAATGACATCTTCAG GTCTTTCCTCAAACAAGCTGAAAGGGCAGAATCTGTTCATTGTCTCATTCACACATTTaccagatgtttcctcagggAACTGGCCTTAGTGCCGCATCAG AACAGTGTACCTTTGAAAGCCTTGTTCCCACAGTCACCCCAGAGTCTGCTGATGCCTCTCTTGACCCTGCCttcag AGATGCATCAGGAGGCGTGGAGACATCACCTGAAGTGGCTCAGTGATTCATTAAGGAGattgacagaggaggaagaggaggatgacagagacgggagcagaagcagctgctTAAA GAGCCACCACGGGGTGTTTGAAgcctggttcctgctggttcagtGTGTCCACTGGGTACAGCTGACTGCCCAGTTACTGGTGACCTCAGAAACCCAGGACTGCGGACCCCTCTTGTGGCTGTTCACCTTCTATTACCACCCGACCAACAGAGGGCATCACAGAGCATCACAACTG GGTCACGCCAAAGAAGCATTGGACCACCTACGCGCCCTGTTTTCGCCCTTAAATCCTCCTCTGCCTGTTGGCTCTTTGCAGTCCGTGATGACTCTGCTGTCaccagcacaacagcagcagcaacagtcattATCAACATTACTGATCATCAACCTCTTGGTCAACTTTGCTGTTTTCTCCCGGCAGTCACTGATTGGATCAGCAGAGGTTTTACAGATG gtggtGGACCAGTCTGGGCTTCTTAACGAAGCAGCCCGCGTTCTCGTCTCACTCGAGCTTTCACTAAACCGAGGACGCCACTTATCAAGTGACACTAACAGAGTCCAACTGAGGGTCCAGAAGCTGCAACACACGCTGACCCACATGAACGTCACAGAGCAACACTGCTGA
- the fancc gene encoding Fanconi anemia group C protein isoform X3: MEDSADPLVTVQQMQFWLDKAVAWGQAQTVETQRDTCQHLSRLRDFTQQLLKHINSMASTTETMKRLPLIGQFLGRLCWIPSVTADASSRSLLLQCLWGLFSEHPGSAVERKANQWIRTVLCQLVTEEDAKVEPLIRQMGVAPKDYHLGVLRKRLALLQQNFEKNCNCLADKNQSLSFCRCPHDDSLAVSESCIPLVTCQEAAPLINTLLQRPASCISAALSEDFLDALNSAHSRQSLLLEEQGIISLWYHNLPSLEEAVLRLLESVLANNESSPQKLEQLLEQALLPKACAQHCSMFLVVNDIFRSFLKQAERAESVHCLIHTFTRCFLRELALVPHQNSVPLKALFPQSPQSLLMPLLTLPSEMHQEAWRHHLKWLSDSLRRLTEEEEEDDRDGSRSSCLKSHHGVFEAWFLLVQCVHWVQLTAQLLVTSETQDCGPLLWLFTFYYHPTNRGHHRASQLGHAKEALDHLRALFSPLNPPLPVGSLQSVMTLLSPAQQQQQQSLSTLLIINLLVNFAVFSRQSLIGSAEVLQMVVDQSGLLNEAARVLVSLELSLNRGRHLSSDTNRVQLRVQKLQHTLTHMNVTEQHC, encoded by the exons ATGGAAGACTCTGCAGATCCTCTGGTAACGGTCCAGCAGATGCAGTTTTGGCTGGACAAAGCAGTAGCTTGGGGACAGGCTCAAACTGTTGAAACTCAGAGGGACACGTGCCAGCACTTGAGCAGACTGAGGGATTTTACCCAGCAACTCCTCAAACACATCAACAGTATG GCTTCCACAACAGAAACCATGAAGAGGCTGCCCCTCATAGGCCAGTTTCTGGGTCGATTGTGCTGGATCCCCTCTGTCACCGCTGATG CTTCTAGCAGGAGCCTGTTGCTGCAGTGTCTGTGGGGTCTGTTCTCAGAGCACCCAGGCAGCGctgtggaaagaaaagcaaaccaATGGATACGG ACGGTGTTGTGTCAGCTGGTAACTGAAGAAGATGCTAAAGTGGAGCCATTAATAAGGCAAATGGGTGTGGCACCTAAAGATTACCATTTGGGGGTCCTGAGGAAG AGGCTGGCACTGTTGCAACAAAACTTTGAAAAGAACTGCAATTGTTTGGCTGACAAAAATCAAAG TTTATCATTTTGCAGGTGTCCACATGATGATTCTCTGGCCGTATCTGAGTCCTGCATCCCGCTGGTCACATGTCAGGAAGCTGCTCCTCTCATTAATACACTCCTACAGCGACCAGCATCCTGCATCAGCGCAGCACTCAGCGAGGACTTCCTGGATGCTCTTAACTCCGCCCACTCCAG ACAAAGCTTGTTACTGGAGGAGCAGGGCATCATTTCTCTCTGGTATCATAACCTGCCGAGTCTGGAGGAGGCGGTGCTCAGGCTGCTAGAATCTGTTCTCGCCAACAACGAGTCCTCGCCACAGAAACTAGAGCAGCTACTGGAACAGGCACTGCTG cCTAAAGCCTGTGCTCAGCACTGCTCCATGTTTTTGGTTGTTAATGACATCTTCAG GTCTTTCCTCAAACAAGCTGAAAGGGCAGAATCTGTTCATTGTCTCATTCACACATTTaccagatgtttcctcagggAACTGGCCTTAGTGCCGCATCAG AACAGTGTACCTTTGAAAGCCTTGTTCCCACAGTCACCCCAGAGTCTGCTGATGCCTCTCTTGACCCTGCCttcag AGATGCATCAGGAGGCGTGGAGACATCACCTGAAGTGGCTCAGTGATTCATTAAGGAGattgacagaggaggaagaggaggatgacagagacgggagcagaagcagctgctTAAA GAGCCACCACGGGGTGTTTGAAgcctggttcctgctggttcagtGTGTCCACTGGGTACAGCTGACTGCCCAGTTACTGGTGACCTCAGAAACCCAGGACTGCGGACCCCTCTTGTGGCTGTTCACCTTCTATTACCACCCGACCAACAGAGGGCATCACAGAGCATCACAACTG GGTCACGCCAAAGAAGCATTGGACCACCTACGCGCCCTGTTTTCGCCCTTAAATCCTCCTCTGCCTGTTGGCTCTTTGCAGTCCGTGATGACTCTGCTGTCaccagcacaacagcagcagcaacagtcattATCAACATTACTGATCATCAACCTCTTGGTCAACTTTGCTGTTTTCTCCCGGCAGTCACTGATTGGATCAGCAGAGGTTTTACAGATG gtggtGGACCAGTCTGGGCTTCTTAACGAAGCAGCCCGCGTTCTCGTCTCACTCGAGCTTTCACTAAACCGAGGACGCCACTTATCAAGTGACACTAACAGAGTCCAACTGAGGGTCCAGAAGCTGCAACACACGCTGACCCACATGAACGTCACAGAGCAACACTGCTGA
- the fancc gene encoding Fanconi anemia group C protein isoform X2 → MFPLQQQPHMEDSADPLVTVQQMQFWLDKAVAWGQAQTVETQRDTCQHLSRLRDFTQQLLKHINSMASTTETMKRLPLIGQFLGRLCWIPSVTADASSRSLLLQCLWGLFSEHPGSAVERKANQWIRTVLCQLVTEEDAKVEPLIRQMGVAPKDYHLGVLRKRLALLQQNFEKNCNCLADKNQRCPHDDSLAVSESCIPLVTCQEAAPLINTLLQRPASCISAALSEDFLDALNSAHSRQSLLLEEQGIISLWYHNLPSLEEAVLRLLESVLANNESSPQKLEQLLEQALLPKACAQHCSMFLVVNDIFRSFLKQAERAESVHCLIHTFTRCFLRELALVPHQNSVPLKALFPQSPQSLLMPLLTLPSEMHQEAWRHHLKWLSDSLRRLTEEEEEDDRDGSRSSCLKSHHGVFEAWFLLVQCVHWVQLTAQLLVTSETQDCGPLLWLFTFYYHPTNRGHHRASQLGHAKEALDHLRALFSPLNPPLPVGSLQSVMTLLSPAQQQQQQSLSTLLIINLLVNFAVFSRQSLIGSAEVLQMVVDQSGLLNEAARVLVSLELSLNRGRHLSSDTNRVQLRVQKLQHTLTHMNVTEQHC, encoded by the exons atgttTCCGTTGCAGCAACAGCCCCATATGGAAGACTCTGCAGATCCTCTGGTAACGGTCCAGCAGATGCAGTTTTGGCTGGACAAAGCAGTAGCTTGGGGACAGGCTCAAACTGTTGAAACTCAGAGGGACACGTGCCAGCACTTGAGCAGACTGAGGGATTTTACCCAGCAACTCCTCAAACACATCAACAGTATG GCTTCCACAACAGAAACCATGAAGAGGCTGCCCCTCATAGGCCAGTTTCTGGGTCGATTGTGCTGGATCCCCTCTGTCACCGCTGATG CTTCTAGCAGGAGCCTGTTGCTGCAGTGTCTGTGGGGTCTGTTCTCAGAGCACCCAGGCAGCGctgtggaaagaaaagcaaaccaATGGATACGG ACGGTGTTGTGTCAGCTGGTAACTGAAGAAGATGCTAAAGTGGAGCCATTAATAAGGCAAATGGGTGTGGCACCTAAAGATTACCATTTGGGGGTCCTGAGGAAG AGGCTGGCACTGTTGCAACAAAACTTTGAAAAGAACTGCAATTGTTTGGCTGACAAAAATCAAAG GTGTCCACATGATGATTCTCTGGCCGTATCTGAGTCCTGCATCCCGCTGGTCACATGTCAGGAAGCTGCTCCTCTCATTAATACACTCCTACAGCGACCAGCATCCTGCATCAGCGCAGCACTCAGCGAGGACTTCCTGGATGCTCTTAACTCCGCCCACTCCAG ACAAAGCTTGTTACTGGAGGAGCAGGGCATCATTTCTCTCTGGTATCATAACCTGCCGAGTCTGGAGGAGGCGGTGCTCAGGCTGCTAGAATCTGTTCTCGCCAACAACGAGTCCTCGCCACAGAAACTAGAGCAGCTACTGGAACAGGCACTGCTG cCTAAAGCCTGTGCTCAGCACTGCTCCATGTTTTTGGTTGTTAATGACATCTTCAG GTCTTTCCTCAAACAAGCTGAAAGGGCAGAATCTGTTCATTGTCTCATTCACACATTTaccagatgtttcctcagggAACTGGCCTTAGTGCCGCATCAG AACAGTGTACCTTTGAAAGCCTTGTTCCCACAGTCACCCCAGAGTCTGCTGATGCCTCTCTTGACCCTGCCttcag AGATGCATCAGGAGGCGTGGAGACATCACCTGAAGTGGCTCAGTGATTCATTAAGGAGattgacagaggaggaagaggaggatgacagagacgggagcagaagcagctgctTAAA GAGCCACCACGGGGTGTTTGAAgcctggttcctgctggttcagtGTGTCCACTGGGTACAGCTGACTGCCCAGTTACTGGTGACCTCAGAAACCCAGGACTGCGGACCCCTCTTGTGGCTGTTCACCTTCTATTACCACCCGACCAACAGAGGGCATCACAGAGCATCACAACTG GGTCACGCCAAAGAAGCATTGGACCACCTACGCGCCCTGTTTTCGCCCTTAAATCCTCCTCTGCCTGTTGGCTCTTTGCAGTCCGTGATGACTCTGCTGTCaccagcacaacagcagcagcaacagtcattATCAACATTACTGATCATCAACCTCTTGGTCAACTTTGCTGTTTTCTCCCGGCAGTCACTGATTGGATCAGCAGAGGTTTTACAGATG gtggtGGACCAGTCTGGGCTTCTTAACGAAGCAGCCCGCGTTCTCGTCTCACTCGAGCTTTCACTAAACCGAGGACGCCACTTATCAAGTGACACTAACAGAGTCCAACTGAGGGTCCAGAAGCTGCAACACACGCTGACCCACATGAACGTCACAGAGCAACACTGCTGA
- the fancc gene encoding Fanconi anemia group C protein isoform X4: protein MFPLQQQPHMEDSADPLVTVQQMQFWLDKAVAWGQAQTVETQRDTCQHLSRLRDFTQQLLKHINSMASTTETMKRLPLIGQFLGRLCWIPSVTADASSRSLLLQCLWGLFSEHPGSAVERKANQWIRTVLCQLVTEEDAKVEPLIRQMGVAPKDYHLGVLRKRLALLQQNFEKNCNCLADKNQSLSFCRCPHDDSLAVSESCIPLVTCQEAAPLINTLLQRPASCISAALSEDFLDALNSAHSRQSLLLEEQGIISLWYHNLPSLEEAVLRLLESVLANNESSPQKLEQLLEQALLPKACAQHCSMFLVVNDIFRSFLKQAERAESVHCLIHTFTRCFLRELALVPHQSPQSLLMPLLTLPSEMHQEAWRHHLKWLSDSLRRLTEEEEEDDRDGSRSSCLKSHHGVFEAWFLLVQCVHWVQLTAQLLVTSETQDCGPLLWLFTFYYHPTNRGHHRASQLGHAKEALDHLRALFSPLNPPLPVGSLQSVMTLLSPAQQQQQQSLSTLLIINLLVNFAVFSRQSLIGSAEVLQMVVDQSGLLNEAARVLVSLELSLNRGRHLSSDTNRVQLRVQKLQHTLTHMNVTEQHC, encoded by the exons atgttTCCGTTGCAGCAACAGCCCCATATGGAAGACTCTGCAGATCCTCTGGTAACGGTCCAGCAGATGCAGTTTTGGCTGGACAAAGCAGTAGCTTGGGGACAGGCTCAAACTGTTGAAACTCAGAGGGACACGTGCCAGCACTTGAGCAGACTGAGGGATTTTACCCAGCAACTCCTCAAACACATCAACAGTATG GCTTCCACAACAGAAACCATGAAGAGGCTGCCCCTCATAGGCCAGTTTCTGGGTCGATTGTGCTGGATCCCCTCTGTCACCGCTGATG CTTCTAGCAGGAGCCTGTTGCTGCAGTGTCTGTGGGGTCTGTTCTCAGAGCACCCAGGCAGCGctgtggaaagaaaagcaaaccaATGGATACGG ACGGTGTTGTGTCAGCTGGTAACTGAAGAAGATGCTAAAGTGGAGCCATTAATAAGGCAAATGGGTGTGGCACCTAAAGATTACCATTTGGGGGTCCTGAGGAAG AGGCTGGCACTGTTGCAACAAAACTTTGAAAAGAACTGCAATTGTTTGGCTGACAAAAATCAAAG TTTATCATTTTGCAGGTGTCCACATGATGATTCTCTGGCCGTATCTGAGTCCTGCATCCCGCTGGTCACATGTCAGGAAGCTGCTCCTCTCATTAATACACTCCTACAGCGACCAGCATCCTGCATCAGCGCAGCACTCAGCGAGGACTTCCTGGATGCTCTTAACTCCGCCCACTCCAG ACAAAGCTTGTTACTGGAGGAGCAGGGCATCATTTCTCTCTGGTATCATAACCTGCCGAGTCTGGAGGAGGCGGTGCTCAGGCTGCTAGAATCTGTTCTCGCCAACAACGAGTCCTCGCCACAGAAACTAGAGCAGCTACTGGAACAGGCACTGCTG cCTAAAGCCTGTGCTCAGCACTGCTCCATGTTTTTGGTTGTTAATGACATCTTCAG GTCTTTCCTCAAACAAGCTGAAAGGGCAGAATCTGTTCATTGTCTCATTCACACATTTaccagatgtttcctcagggAACTGGCCTTAGTGCCGCATCAG TCACCCCAGAGTCTGCTGATGCCTCTCTTGACCCTGCCttcag AGATGCATCAGGAGGCGTGGAGACATCACCTGAAGTGGCTCAGTGATTCATTAAGGAGattgacagaggaggaagaggaggatgacagagacgggagcagaagcagctgctTAAA GAGCCACCACGGGGTGTTTGAAgcctggttcctgctggttcagtGTGTCCACTGGGTACAGCTGACTGCCCAGTTACTGGTGACCTCAGAAACCCAGGACTGCGGACCCCTCTTGTGGCTGTTCACCTTCTATTACCACCCGACCAACAGAGGGCATCACAGAGCATCACAACTG GGTCACGCCAAAGAAGCATTGGACCACCTACGCGCCCTGTTTTCGCCCTTAAATCCTCCTCTGCCTGTTGGCTCTTTGCAGTCCGTGATGACTCTGCTGTCaccagcacaacagcagcagcaacagtcattATCAACATTACTGATCATCAACCTCTTGGTCAACTTTGCTGTTTTCTCCCGGCAGTCACTGATTGGATCAGCAGAGGTTTTACAGATG gtggtGGACCAGTCTGGGCTTCTTAACGAAGCAGCCCGCGTTCTCGTCTCACTCGAGCTTTCACTAAACCGAGGACGCCACTTATCAAGTGACACTAACAGAGTCCAACTGAGGGTCCAGAAGCTGCAACACACGCTGACCCACATGAACGTCACAGAGCAACACTGCTGA